In one window of Allorhodopirellula heiligendammensis DNA:
- a CDS encoding tetratricopeptide repeat protein, with the protein MPSPALRQTAIVPPATTDLVPESPRLRLVGSDGDLDITSDLHVSPASDYPHSIGARRPWMTWACLISSMIVGIILTTLTGCHWASGSQNTQGAAMYNQGQYTGAMEQFRKAIASNPADPDGYYNLAATTHRLGNQRQDPNLIRQSESLYNQTLDHDPNHVDAHRGLAVLLVDSGRPDRAFALMKNWAAQNPTLAEPRIELARLYEEHGEPQVALKYLEDAVQTDANNPRAWLALARLREQSGDPVQALQNYQQALQVGGGALGPNSAMATERIAALSRQINSARDAQLNSGGTQMATPAFGSTRY; encoded by the coding sequence ATGCCCAGTCCCGCTTTACGCCAAACGGCAATCGTTCCGCCCGCCACAACTGATCTCGTACCTGAGTCACCGCGATTGCGTCTCGTCGGTAGCGACGGTGACCTCGACATCACGTCGGACCTCCATGTCTCGCCCGCGTCCGACTACCCCCACTCGATCGGTGCGAGGCGACCGTGGATGACGTGGGCCTGCCTGATCAGTTCGATGATCGTCGGCATCATCCTGACAACACTCACGGGCTGCCACTGGGCTTCGGGCAGCCAGAACACGCAGGGGGCGGCCATGTACAACCAAGGCCAATACACCGGTGCGATGGAACAATTTCGTAAAGCCATCGCTTCGAATCCAGCGGATCCCGACGGCTACTACAACCTGGCCGCGACTACCCACCGGTTGGGGAACCAACGCCAAGACCCGAATCTGATCCGGCAAAGTGAATCGCTCTACAATCAAACCCTCGATCACGATCCCAATCATGTCGACGCTCATCGCGGTCTGGCAGTGCTGTTGGTTGACTCAGGGCGTCCTGATCGTGCGTTTGCGTTAATGAAGAACTGGGCGGCCCAAAACCCCACACTTGCTGAACCGCGGATCGAACTGGCTCGCCTGTATGAGGAACATGGCGAACCACAAGTGGCATTGAAGTATCTGGAAGACGCCGTGCAAACCGATGCCAACAACCCCCGCGCGTGGTTGGCGTTGGCACGCCTCCGAGAACAGAGCGGCGACCCCGTCCAGGCGTTGCAGAACTATCAGCAAGCGTTGCAGGTCGGTGGTGGAGCCTTGGGGCCCAATTCAGCGATGGCCACCGAGCGCATTGCCGCGCTGAGTCGCCAAATCAATTCCGCCCGAGATGCCCAGCTCAATTCGGGCGGGACTCAAATGGCCACCCCCGCGTTTGGCTCGACTCGCTACTAA
- the gdhA gene encoding NADP-specific glutamate dehydrogenase, with protein MMDEKLSSVFWNIQQRNLGESEFIQAVKEVLDSLGPVLAKFPKFAEQKIIERICEPERQIIFRVPWQDDRGEVHINRGFRVQFNSALGPYKGGLRFHPSVNLSIIKFLGFEQIFKNALTGMPIGGAKGGSDFDPKGRSDDEVMRFCQSFMTELSRHIGEYTDVPAGDIGVGKREIGYLFGQYKRIRNRYESSVLTGKGLSYGGALVRTEATGYGLGYFVQEMLAAKNETLEGKTCVVSGAGNVAIYAIEKVAQLGGRVVACSDSKGVIYDAEGIDLKAIKKIKEVERGSIEKYCQTRKHAQYQRGGNLWEIECDVALPCATQNELTGRDADALIRNQCKVVAEGANMPTTPEGIAKLVAAGVAYAPGKAANAGGVATSALEMQQNASRDAWSFEFTDRRLATIMKDIHGRCLATADEFGVPGNYALGANIEGFMNVADAMQSLGLI; from the coding sequence ATGATGGATGAAAAACTCTCCTCCGTTTTTTGGAATATCCAACAGCGGAACCTCGGTGAATCGGAGTTCATTCAGGCTGTCAAGGAAGTCCTCGATTCCTTGGGGCCCGTCCTTGCCAAGTTTCCCAAGTTCGCCGAGCAGAAGATCATCGAGCGTATCTGTGAACCCGAGCGCCAAATCATTTTCCGGGTCCCGTGGCAAGATGATCGCGGAGAAGTGCATATCAATCGTGGATTTCGTGTTCAATTCAACAGCGCATTGGGGCCCTACAAGGGTGGGCTGCGATTCCATCCCTCGGTGAACTTGTCCATTATCAAGTTCCTCGGGTTTGAGCAGATTTTTAAAAACGCATTGACCGGGATGCCCATTGGCGGTGCCAAGGGCGGCAGCGATTTTGATCCGAAGGGTCGCAGCGACGACGAAGTCATGCGGTTTTGTCAAAGCTTCATGACCGAATTATCACGGCACATTGGTGAATACACCGATGTTCCCGCTGGCGATATCGGCGTTGGCAAACGAGAGATCGGATATCTGTTCGGACAGTACAAACGCATCCGTAATCGCTACGAGTCAAGCGTCCTGACGGGCAAGGGACTCAGTTACGGGGGAGCACTCGTCCGCACCGAGGCGACCGGTTACGGCCTCGGATATTTCGTTCAGGAAATGCTCGCAGCCAAGAACGAAACCTTGGAAGGCAAGACGTGCGTGGTCTCCGGCGCGGGCAACGTCGCGATCTACGCTATCGAAAAGGTTGCTCAACTGGGCGGTCGAGTCGTGGCGTGCTCGGACTCGAAAGGCGTCATTTACGACGCGGAGGGAATTGATCTGAAGGCGATCAAGAAAATAAAGGAGGTTGAGCGAGGCTCGATCGAGAAGTACTGCCAAACCCGGAAGCACGCTCAGTACCAACGCGGCGGCAATTTGTGGGAAATCGAGTGTGATGTGGCGTTGCCGTGTGCCACCCAGAACGAACTGACCGGTCGCGATGCGGACGCACTGATCCGCAACCAATGCAAGGTTGTGGCCGAAGGAGCGAATATGCCGACGACACCGGAAGGCATCGCCAAACTCGTCGCCGCAGGTGTGGCGTATGCCCCCGGCAAAGCCGCCAACGCGGGCGGCGTCGCGACGAGCGCGCTGGAGATGCAACAGAACGCCTCGCGTGATGCGTGGTCCTTTGAGTTCACCGATCGCCGACTGGCGACCATCATGAAGGACATTCATGGACGGTGTCTGGCAACGGCCGATGAGTTTGGCGTACCCGGTAACTACGCGCTGGGCGCGAATATTGAAGGTTTCATGAACGTGGCCGATGCGATGCAGTCACTGGGGTTGATTTAG
- the lpxD gene encoding UDP-3-O-(3-hydroxymyristoyl)glucosamine N-acyltransferase: MTTMIDRHYSAASDPLSLNQIVELTGGHLLPLIGTGQSPERLSLGGAAPPAEAAANEVTMVDRCQHAGAIRGCHAAVVITPAPLSAEDLHGDGPAWQIVVAEPHAAFTQIIRHFRPPVDQDVPGAGIDSTALIHPTAQISGAASIGAGVVIEANCKIHAGVSIAAGCVIGPDCVLYPNVTLYSYCRLGARVVIHAGATLGAHGFGYRNVDGRHIPTAQLGYVQIDDDVEIGASATIDRGTYGATRIGEGTKIDNQVMIGHNCRIGKHNLLCSQVGIAGSCTTGDYVVLAGQVGLKDHIELGDGVIVGAQAGVMDSLESGVHIGSPATPQHDQMRVFAVQRKLPDMRRDIKVLQREVKSLLQDRDQDSSDSASKAA; the protein is encoded by the coding sequence ATGACCACGATGATCGATCGACACTACTCGGCAGCGTCCGATCCGTTGTCGCTAAACCAAATAGTTGAGCTGACCGGAGGGCATCTGCTGCCGCTGATCGGCACCGGACAATCGCCTGAACGGCTGTCCCTTGGTGGCGCTGCACCGCCAGCCGAAGCAGCAGCCAACGAGGTGACAATGGTTGACCGCTGCCAGCACGCGGGAGCCATCCGCGGCTGCCATGCGGCGGTGGTGATCACACCGGCGCCCCTCTCCGCAGAGGATCTTCATGGCGACGGGCCCGCTTGGCAGATCGTCGTTGCAGAACCGCACGCCGCGTTCACTCAGATCATTCGTCACTTCCGACCACCAGTCGACCAAGACGTGCCGGGAGCGGGGATCGACTCAACCGCCCTGATTCATCCGACAGCGCAGATCAGTGGCGCCGCGTCGATCGGTGCCGGTGTGGTGATTGAGGCGAATTGCAAAATTCATGCGGGGGTCAGCATCGCGGCAGGGTGCGTGATCGGCCCGGACTGCGTGTTGTATCCGAACGTCACGCTCTATTCTTATTGTCGACTCGGCGCTCGTGTGGTGATTCACGCTGGGGCGACCCTTGGCGCCCATGGTTTCGGTTACCGGAATGTCGATGGAAGACACATCCCAACGGCGCAGCTCGGCTATGTGCAAATTGACGATGATGTCGAGATTGGCGCCTCCGCTACAATCGATCGAGGAACCTACGGAGCGACCAGAATCGGTGAGGGCACGAAGATCGACAATCAAGTCATGATCGGACACAACTGTCGGATTGGAAAGCACAATTTGCTATGCAGCCAAGTTGGAATCGCCGGCAGTTGCACGACCGGCGACTACGTGGTGTTGGCTGGCCAAGTTGGCCTCAAGGATCATATTGAGTTGGGTGACGGCGTCATCGTGGGCGCCCAAGCGGGCGTGATGGATAGCTTGGAGAGCGGCGTTCATATTGGCTCGCCGGCTACACCGCAGCACGACCAAATGCGAGTCTTCGCAGTGCAGCGTAAGTTGCCCGACATGCGGCGTGATATCAAAGTTTTGCAGCGCGAGGTGAAGTCACTGTTGCAGGATCGTGATCAGGATTCGAGCGACTCGGCATCCAAAGCGGCTTGA
- a CDS encoding LpxI family protein translates to MNCQDRVRHDIDVTLAPGEPVGLVAGWGQFPISVATRLREDGHPVVCVAITGHAGPEIEAACDRVLWSGVGRFGKHLRYFKKQHVTKVTMAGKLFKSDLLYSGSVWLRHFPDLVCMRTFGPLLLGRGRDARDDRLLTAVIDTYHRHQLEICSATRLAPELLVKAGLLTRKKLSGSSQRDAELGWSIAKTMGGLDIGQAVTVKDATVIAVEAIEGTDACIRRSGELCRRGGWTLVKVSKPNQDMRFDVPTIGTQTVQNVADAGGVAIAVEADRTILLDREATIELADRLGIAILAMAPPASDGPQR, encoded by the coding sequence ATCAATTGTCAGGACCGGGTCCGCCATGATATTGATGTGACGCTCGCACCCGGTGAGCCGGTTGGACTCGTCGCGGGATGGGGCCAATTTCCGATCTCCGTCGCCACGCGATTGCGTGAGGATGGACATCCCGTTGTCTGTGTCGCGATCACTGGGCATGCAGGTCCCGAGATTGAAGCGGCATGCGATCGCGTCCTGTGGTCAGGAGTCGGTCGTTTTGGCAAGCATCTGCGATACTTTAAGAAGCAACATGTCACCAAGGTGACCATGGCCGGGAAGCTGTTCAAATCCGATCTGCTGTACAGTGGATCGGTTTGGTTGCGACATTTTCCCGATTTAGTATGCATGCGGACATTCGGTCCACTGCTGCTGGGACGTGGACGCGATGCCCGCGATGATCGCTTGTTGACTGCCGTGATCGATACCTATCATCGCCACCAGCTCGAAATCTGTTCGGCTACTCGCCTTGCTCCGGAGTTACTCGTGAAGGCAGGACTACTGACGCGCAAAAAACTATCTGGTAGCTCGCAACGTGACGCCGAGCTGGGATGGTCGATCGCCAAAACCATGGGCGGACTCGATATTGGCCAGGCGGTTACTGTTAAAGACGCTACCGTGATCGCGGTCGAGGCGATTGAGGGCACCGATGCGTGTATCCGCCGCAGTGGCGAGCTGTGTCGACGGGGCGGCTGGACGCTGGTCAAGGTGAGCAAGCCCAACCAAGACATGCGGTTCGATGTGCCCACGATCGGTACTCAGACGGTGCAGAATGTCGCCGATGCCGGCGGCGTGGCGATTGCCGTTGAGGCTGACCGCACCATTCTATTGGATCGCGAGGCGACCATCGAACTTGCCGACCGATTGGGCATCGCGATCTTAGCGATGGCCCCACCAGCGTCTGACGGTCCGCAGCGCTAA
- a CDS encoding DUF1549 and DUF1553 domain-containing protein, giving the protein MKSAQRSVPWIVFPIMLAIGVSFCLPLEAEPVWVHSTTAPSDVMEPLPQRFAEAGTSEVPDFQKHVMPLLGRLGCNGRACHGSFQGQGGFQLSLFGYDFQADHAALLAESAGRVDPDDVDESLILAKPTDADMHEGGKRFEKASWQYRVLSRWIEAGAESANSNLQVLDHLEVLPTEVHFDNAEQDMQLTAIAHWADGTREDVTALCRFSTNDDAVAAIDENGHVRSGLQGDTHVVVAYDRAVVPVSVIRPVQVESSIATPPLSDHAVDRLVAAKHSKLGIVPSPLCTDAEFIRRVSLDMTGTLPAAEEVRRFLADDDTDKRQRLIEELLEAPGYAAWWATRLSDWTGNSEEQLNNVLPVRGAASRLWYEWLRVRLDDNIPYDEIVAGIVTAESRQDGESYLEYCQSLTAACQPGNEGQYAARDGMPLFWARRNLQQPEERAIGFAYAFMGIRIECAQCHKHPFDQWSKDDFDQFAKLFSNLNARPNTVAKDAVKTRKELLEELTGGKDINNGDLRKLIYKRASDGDVVPFPELVYNQPRNQTRRVAGAQKRKNKNQRVPVAAIEQGFALGESSGIRIDQDPRDALMQWLRAPENPYFARAIVNRVWANYFGIGLINPTDDMNLANPASNEPLLDYLAAGLREHEYDLHWLHREITTSDAYQRSTQTNASNTQDRTNFSRHVPRRLPAEVIRDAVLLATQSTAETTKMRAQMTDMAIAADIPQRRNQRDFALQVFGQSQRESNCDCDRSDSPSLLQSIYLRNDIQMYQQLASKDGWVAQACESLGEAGPHERTNPAADQITRKADLIRRQTIARIERFQSLDASKRARQREKTLAAYRMVRKRFAEYGFATPTFADLLADPTAWQLTRIGMETPSSVQKHGNDTLALVVDEAYLRTLSRLPDTEEAEIAKTYIEESETVAEGLSSIVWALVNTKEFIITH; this is encoded by the coding sequence ATGAAGTCTGCGCAACGATCTGTGCCGTGGATCGTCTTTCCAATTATGTTGGCAATTGGCGTTAGCTTTTGCCTGCCACTCGAGGCCGAACCCGTCTGGGTGCATTCGACGACCGCGCCGTCGGACGTGATGGAACCCTTGCCTCAACGATTTGCGGAGGCGGGCACGAGTGAGGTTCCTGACTTCCAAAAGCATGTCATGCCATTATTGGGCCGTTTGGGTTGCAACGGGCGGGCATGCCATGGCTCGTTTCAAGGGCAGGGCGGCTTCCAGCTGTCGCTTTTCGGGTATGACTTCCAAGCGGATCATGCTGCTCTCCTCGCTGAGAGTGCGGGACGCGTGGATCCCGACGACGTCGACGAAAGTTTGATTCTGGCCAAGCCGACCGACGCCGATATGCATGAGGGCGGCAAGCGGTTTGAGAAAGCGAGTTGGCAGTATCGAGTTCTCAGTCGCTGGATTGAAGCGGGTGCTGAGTCGGCGAATAGCAATTTGCAGGTACTCGACCATTTGGAAGTCTTGCCCACCGAAGTGCACTTTGACAATGCCGAACAAGACATGCAATTGACGGCGATCGCGCATTGGGCGGACGGGACTCGCGAAGACGTGACGGCCCTCTGCCGATTCTCGACGAACGATGACGCCGTAGCTGCAATTGATGAAAACGGACATGTGCGTAGCGGTCTGCAAGGCGACACTCACGTGGTTGTCGCTTATGACCGAGCTGTCGTGCCGGTTTCTGTGATTCGGCCCGTGCAAGTCGAGTCGTCGATCGCTACGCCTCCCCTTTCCGATCATGCCGTCGACCGCCTGGTTGCGGCCAAGCACTCCAAACTGGGGATCGTACCATCACCTTTGTGCACCGATGCGGAGTTCATTCGCAGGGTAAGTTTGGACATGACGGGAACGCTGCCTGCGGCGGAGGAAGTCCGTCGGTTCCTGGCAGACGACGACACTGATAAACGTCAACGGCTCATCGAGGAACTTCTAGAGGCTCCAGGTTATGCGGCGTGGTGGGCGACGCGGCTCTCAGACTGGACGGGCAATAGTGAAGAGCAACTTAATAACGTGCTGCCCGTACGCGGTGCCGCCTCCCGGTTGTGGTACGAATGGTTGCGGGTGCGGCTGGATGACAACATTCCCTATGATGAAATCGTCGCAGGCATCGTGACCGCAGAGAGTCGGCAAGATGGAGAATCCTATTTAGAGTACTGTCAATCGTTGACTGCGGCATGTCAGCCGGGCAATGAAGGACAGTATGCTGCGCGTGATGGCATGCCTTTATTCTGGGCTCGCCGCAACCTGCAACAGCCAGAGGAGCGGGCGATCGGATTCGCGTACGCCTTCATGGGCATTCGCATCGAGTGCGCACAGTGCCACAAGCACCCCTTTGATCAATGGTCGAAAGATGACTTTGATCAATTTGCGAAACTGTTTAGCAACCTCAACGCGCGGCCAAATACTGTGGCCAAAGATGCGGTGAAAACTCGCAAGGAATTGCTCGAAGAGTTGACCGGTGGCAAGGACATTAACAACGGTGATCTACGCAAACTTATTTATAAACGGGCCTCCGATGGCGATGTCGTGCCGTTTCCGGAATTGGTCTACAACCAACCACGCAACCAAACGCGGCGCGTTGCCGGTGCACAAAAACGCAAGAATAAGAATCAACGCGTCCCGGTGGCGGCGATCGAACAGGGGTTTGCACTCGGTGAATCCTCCGGCATTCGAATTGATCAAGATCCTCGTGACGCGTTGATGCAATGGTTGCGGGCACCAGAGAATCCGTATTTTGCACGCGCGATTGTGAACCGTGTCTGGGCAAATTACTTCGGCATCGGTCTGATCAACCCCACCGACGATATGAACCTGGCCAATCCCGCCAGCAATGAGCCATTGCTGGACTATCTGGCAGCGGGATTGCGTGAGCATGAATATGATTTGCATTGGTTGCATCGCGAAATCACCACCAGTGATGCTTATCAGCGCAGCACGCAGACCAACGCGAGCAACACGCAGGACCGGACAAATTTTAGCCGCCACGTTCCCCGGCGACTGCCAGCCGAAGTGATTCGGGATGCGGTGCTGCTGGCAACTCAGTCGACTGCAGAAACGACGAAGATGCGAGCTCAAATGACCGACATGGCGATCGCCGCGGACATTCCCCAACGACGCAATCAACGAGACTTCGCGCTACAGGTGTTCGGACAATCACAGCGAGAGAGCAATTGCGACTGCGACCGCAGTGATTCGCCGAGCTTGCTGCAATCGATTTACTTGCGCAATGACATTCAAATGTATCAGCAACTCGCGTCCAAAGATGGCTGGGTCGCGCAGGCCTGTGAGAGCCTCGGCGAGGCGGGGCCCCATGAACGAACGAACCCCGCTGCAGATCAGATCACTCGTAAAGCAGATCTGATCCGACGGCAGACGATCGCCAGAATCGAGCGTTTTCAGTCGCTCGATGCCAGCAAGCGGGCACGGCAGCGTGAGAAAACTCTCGCCGCCTACCGCATGGTTCGCAAACGTTTCGCAGAGTATGGATTTGCCACTCCGACATTCGCCGATCTGCTCGCCGACCCCACCGCGTGGCAGCTGACCCGGATTGGGATGGAAACGCCATCAAGCGTTCAGAAGCACGGAAACGATACGCTTGCACTCGTCGTCGATGAAGCATATTTGCGGACACTCTCCCGGCTTCCGGACACCGAGGAGGCGGAGATTGCGAAGACGTACATTGAGGAATCCGAGACAGTTGCCGAGGGTTTGTCGTCAATCGTCTGGGCATTGGTTAATACGAAAGAATTCATTATCACCCATTAA
- a CDS encoding DUF1501 domain-containing protein, with protein MRLHKTCDGATRRDLLRMGVLGTGAVGIGGLTLPHWLQMAGAGELREQRASRAIFIELVGGPSHMDTFDLKPDAPDAVRGPFAPIRTNVPGVQISEHLPQLAKVADKYAILRGVSHTLAAHQLGREYVNTGSRPIPSLQYPSFGSVVSAERAGDLNIPNHVAVPQAGHGPGFLGLENAALETKATPRFDQPFSVRGISLPGNLSVDEISRRQSLLKRLDRRFADLESDDQLLQGMTRFGEQAYAMITSPRARKAFDIAQEPDSFRQQFGEDGFGQSCLLSLRLVESGVNFVSLQLGGWDTHQDNFTKLKTDLLPRLDMGLSGLLLGLEQRGLLDSTAVMVTGEFGRTPKINTRSAEGGRDHYPRCMFMLMAGGGVRGGQVIGDSDDTAAAPRHEAISPDDVAASFYHNLGIDPAKEYDSGTGRPITLVRNGKVIDALFS; from the coding sequence ATGCGATTACACAAAACCTGTGACGGTGCTACCCGTCGTGATCTGCTTCGAATGGGCGTCCTGGGTACTGGCGCTGTTGGGATCGGTGGTCTGACGCTGCCTCATTGGCTCCAGATGGCTGGTGCCGGGGAACTCCGCGAGCAACGTGCCAGCCGGGCGATCTTTATCGAACTGGTGGGTGGCCCCTCGCACATGGATACATTCGATCTGAAACCGGATGCACCCGATGCGGTACGAGGACCTTTCGCCCCTATCCGCACGAACGTTCCGGGCGTCCAGATCTCTGAGCACTTGCCGCAACTCGCTAAAGTCGCGGACAAGTACGCAATTCTACGAGGCGTCTCGCATACTCTCGCCGCTCATCAACTCGGGCGGGAGTACGTTAACACGGGCAGTCGTCCGATTCCCTCACTGCAGTATCCGAGTTTCGGGTCGGTGGTGTCTGCCGAACGTGCGGGCGATCTCAATATCCCCAATCACGTTGCTGTTCCACAGGCCGGCCATGGCCCCGGGTTTCTTGGCCTCGAGAACGCAGCCTTGGAGACCAAAGCGACGCCGAGGTTCGATCAGCCGTTCTCGGTACGCGGTATCTCACTACCCGGCAATCTATCGGTCGACGAAATATCCCGTCGGCAAAGTCTGCTGAAACGCCTCGATCGGCGCTTCGCCGATTTGGAATCGGACGATCAATTGCTGCAGGGCATGACGCGATTTGGTGAGCAGGCGTACGCCATGATCACTTCTCCGCGCGCCCGAAAGGCGTTCGACATCGCTCAAGAACCGGATAGTTTCCGCCAGCAGTTCGGCGAGGACGGTTTTGGACAGAGTTGTTTGCTCAGCCTTCGCTTAGTCGAATCTGGAGTCAATTTTGTTTCATTGCAACTCGGCGGTTGGGACACGCATCAAGACAACTTTACGAAGCTCAAGACAGATTTATTACCCCGACTCGACATGGGCCTCAGTGGGCTGCTGTTAGGATTGGAACAACGGGGCTTGCTGGATTCTACCGCCGTGATGGTGACCGGCGAGTTTGGCCGGACTCCCAAAATCAATACCCGCAGCGCTGAAGGCGGCCGCGACCATTATCCTCGCTGCATGTTCATGTTGATGGCTGGCGGCGGTGTACGAGGTGGACAAGTCATCGGTGACAGCGACGACACCGCTGCCGCACCACGACACGAGGCGATCTCGCCGGACGATGTCGCCGCGAGTTTCTATCACAACCTGGGCATCGACCCCGCCAAAGAGTACGACTCCGGTACCGGCCGTCCCATCACGCTGGTCCGAAACGGCAAAGTCATCGACGCACTCTTTTCATAG
- a CDS encoding WD40/YVTN/BNR-like repeat-containing protein: MTDLSGLFRSQDAGITWRKMSADVERGVMARKQIVSHNRQFAIDPHDTQHMYWGTCGMIWVSHDGGAKWSSAFGRPPSVGDDQTPGIGHAIDVAPDGTVYALDSANVLRVSRDHGASWEELTSPPIAKNSSATPAFPITLNDGTLCVACRPSKGLAVSRDGGMTWNLVLKNSIILSARTSLREATSTAPSGDSVLFAFDSNGNLHRSSDDAATFEIVKKSPHSWKPGQRFAGGLAVTGQGKVMLWAMGELSVSSNWGESWTRHSIEKNWDRGSYPGMNRYTSPAGKCSAMTVTCDGKTWLKCDSSLMCRSTDEGVSWTGCTTGLQVLCYFQGPAISPHDPQQAMVAALDQGVFKTSDGGATWKPMRIQSEWWNDDWRNHDGSIVKAHPSKPETWFAVIHGHGGTRHPRLHRSEDGGESWALVLDLKQEFGGEWGKWLDDSEMSDLCFDPVNSSTMYLSNYQLGVFKSTDGGVNWKHTLKTNNALHLTTSPSGQHVYVQCLKRSGLYASHDRGESWEIAHASDGVDGLVHHPHEENTLFISDGQHTNYWSYKGTRPARLLKSTDAGQSWNELAALDSGPLYIDPVKPNIMLMSTLHGGRGILRSTDAGQTWHDFHVDAPSYTARGFTYGGKPGSVIYHMFGNQAKTETLYRP; this comes from the coding sequence ATGACCGATTTGTCAGGCTTGTTCCGCTCGCAGGATGCAGGGATCACCTGGAGAAAGATGTCGGCTGATGTCGAACGGGGTGTGATGGCGAGGAAACAAATCGTTTCACACAACAGGCAGTTTGCGATTGACCCCCACGACACGCAACATATGTACTGGGGAACGTGTGGCATGATTTGGGTCAGTCACGATGGCGGCGCCAAATGGTCGTCTGCCTTCGGGCGGCCACCGTCGGTAGGAGATGATCAAACGCCTGGTATCGGACACGCCATCGACGTGGCTCCCGATGGCACGGTGTACGCGTTGGATTCGGCGAACGTCCTGCGTGTATCGCGTGATCATGGTGCATCCTGGGAAGAGCTGACATCGCCACCGATTGCGAAGAATTCGTCCGCCACGCCTGCGTTTCCAATCACACTGAATGATGGAACGCTATGTGTTGCCTGCCGCCCGTCGAAAGGGCTTGCTGTATCCCGGGACGGCGGTATGACATGGAACTTGGTTCTCAAGAACAGCATCATTCTTAGTGCTCGGACATCATTGCGAGAGGCAACGTCAACAGCACCTTCGGGCGACAGCGTTCTGTTTGCGTTCGACTCGAACGGGAATTTGCACCGCAGCAGCGATGATGCCGCGACGTTTGAGATTGTCAAGAAATCACCTCACAGTTGGAAGCCGGGTCAGCGGTTCGCGGGCGGCCTCGCGGTCACCGGCCAAGGCAAGGTCATGCTGTGGGCAATGGGTGAGCTGAGCGTGAGTTCCAATTGGGGTGAAAGTTGGACGCGACACTCGATCGAAAAAAATTGGGATCGCGGCTCGTACCCAGGCATGAATCGTTACACTTCGCCCGCAGGAAAATGCAGTGCGATGACGGTCACATGCGATGGAAAGACATGGCTCAAGTGCGATAGTTCGCTGATGTGCCGGAGCACAGATGAGGGGGTGAGTTGGACCGGCTGTACAACAGGACTGCAGGTGCTGTGTTACTTTCAAGGACCAGCGATCAGTCCGCACGATCCACAACAAGCGATGGTGGCCGCGCTCGATCAAGGAGTCTTCAAGACCAGTGATGGTGGGGCAACATGGAAGCCGATGCGTATCCAATCCGAATGGTGGAACGATGACTGGCGGAACCATGACGGCAGCATTGTCAAAGCACATCCATCCAAGCCTGAAACGTGGTTCGCCGTCATTCACGGTCACGGAGGCACGCGCCACCCACGTCTGCACCGGAGCGAGGATGGAGGCGAAAGCTGGGCACTCGTACTCGATTTGAAGCAAGAATTTGGTGGTGAGTGGGGCAAATGGCTCGATGACAGCGAGATGAGTGACCTATGCTTTGATCCCGTCAACTCCAGCACCATGTACTTGAGCAACTATCAGCTTGGTGTCTTCAAAAGTACCGATGGTGGTGTGAACTGGAAACATACACTGAAAACCAATAATGCCCTTCATCTAACCACGAGCCCGAGTGGGCAACACGTCTACGTACAGTGCCTCAAACGAAGCGGTCTTTATGCAAGCCACGACCGAGGTGAATCGTGGGAGATCGCTCATGCCTCCGATGGTGTAGACGGTTTGGTGCATCATCCTCATGAAGAAAACACGCTCTTCATATCTGATGGCCAGCACACGAACTACTGGAGCTACAAAGGCACCCGACCCGCCCGACTTCTTAAGAGCACCGATGCTGGGCAAAGCTGGAACGAACTGGCCGCGCTCGATAGCGGTCCGCTCTACATTGACCCCGTAAAGCCGAACATCATGCTAATGAGCACACTGCATGGTGGCAGAGGCATCCTGCGTAGTACCGACGCGGGTCAAACTTGGCACGACTTTCACGTCGATGCACCAAGCTACACGGCACGTGGGTTTACCTACGGCGGGAAGCCAGGAAGCGTTATCTATCATATGTTCGGCAACCAAGCGAAAACCGAGACGCTCTACCGTCCTTAG